Proteins encoded within one genomic window of Couchioplanes caeruleus:
- a CDS encoding transposase, with the protein MALVRVYCGLASADETVRTASAGSALTIAVVDDAGRLLGVHEISDDPAGYAQLGTLLVERTSGFAEAAVAADSDDHTVTSLLTAAGRPLVVADDDSADDFAERFSDDESPEEIAAPPAARRAVGLARALQAGAIAAVTIPAPRELVSYKPVLAAHIAMLDGRHAAAMALREVLRELYPAALRAYPDPAHPLALAVLDALPEPGRLTSRGKDAQQVAEEVAVELTRAGAGTEDQVVSAVTALVVAISESPRRGGVNKALAPAAADAIRHAVAAVRSCDSACEALVGTLAARSGQQAGTARRQAGSRRATEPDAASLPTRTSAAARLGRRSRPEPTVSGNGPVTPRPMTSPPVAPEPVMPPPLAPRPVTPPPVAPAAGLPSRTPNPGPASRPVSVPPPPPGMTPITPGTRPSSVPPADAGQPFRPTLTNAAMSSARAERQRTVIPPSTRTGATDFSLPMPVQRSASETPEPGSRANWPLLNGDEPAESPAAPPATLPAATVSGPPADGRVKPPWQDMPKEPPALRLVESGLANTSADITAITEPPSLRLVDERAGRNGRAAARRAPTLTALDRSTTPPVPAEGDGDLLIFAAARSAWFTGHDESSTTSAADLDWTSPMDTGWRAAEKASAPEVAAETKAGLPKRVPQANLVPGSPLREERPLRIVRDAASIAAHTTGYFRGWRRGQEIGGYAIGGRPGRESAGGWDFSRDGQEVEDYRNAGYPSR; encoded by the coding sequence GTGGCGCTCGTGCGCGTGTACTGCGGTCTGGCGTCGGCTGATGAGACGGTGCGCACGGCCTCGGCCGGATCGGCACTGACCATCGCCGTGGTGGACGACGCGGGCCGGCTGCTCGGCGTCCACGAGATCAGCGACGACCCGGCCGGGTACGCCCAGCTCGGCACGCTGCTCGTGGAGCGGACGAGCGGCTTCGCCGAGGCCGCGGTGGCCGCCGACAGCGACGACCACACGGTCACCTCCCTGCTGACCGCCGCCGGACGCCCCCTCGTGGTGGCCGACGACGACTCCGCCGACGACTTCGCCGAGCGTTTCTCCGACGACGAGTCCCCCGAGGAGATCGCCGCACCGCCCGCCGCCCGCCGCGCCGTGGGCCTCGCCCGCGCACTGCAGGCCGGCGCCATCGCGGCCGTCACCATCCCGGCGCCGCGCGAGCTGGTCAGCTACAAGCCCGTGCTCGCCGCCCACATCGCCATGCTCGACGGCCGGCACGCCGCCGCGATGGCCCTGCGCGAGGTGCTGCGGGAGCTGTATCCGGCGGCGCTGCGGGCGTATCCGGACCCCGCGCACCCGCTGGCCCTGGCCGTCCTGGACGCGCTGCCCGAGCCCGGCCGCCTCACCAGCCGGGGCAAGGACGCCCAGCAGGTCGCCGAGGAGGTCGCCGTCGAGCTGACCCGCGCCGGCGCCGGCACCGAGGACCAGGTCGTCTCGGCGGTCACCGCGCTGGTCGTGGCGATCAGCGAGTCGCCCCGCCGCGGCGGCGTCAACAAGGCGCTCGCCCCGGCCGCCGCCGACGCGATCCGGCACGCCGTCGCCGCGGTCCGGTCGTGCGACTCGGCGTGCGAGGCCCTGGTCGGCACGCTCGCCGCACGGTCCGGTCAGCAGGCCGGCACTGCGCGCCGCCAGGCGGGTTCCCGCCGGGCGACCGAGCCGGACGCCGCGAGCCTGCCCACCCGCACCTCCGCCGCCGCACGCCTCGGCCGCCGCAGCCGGCCGGAGCCCACCGTCTCGGGCAACGGCCCGGTGACGCCCCGCCCGATGACCTCCCCGCCGGTCGCGCCGGAGCCGGTCATGCCGCCGCCGCTGGCGCCCCGCCCGGTGACGCCGCCGCCGGTGGCCCCGGCCGCCGGCCTGCCGAGCCGCACGCCGAACCCCGGCCCCGCCAGCCGCCCGGTCTCCGTGCCGCCGCCCCCGCCGGGAATGACGCCGATCACGCCGGGCACGCGCCCGTCCTCGGTGCCTCCGGCCGACGCCGGGCAACCGTTCCGCCCGACGCTGACCAACGCCGCCATGAGCAGCGCCCGCGCCGAGCGCCAGCGCACGGTCATCCCGCCCAGCACCCGCACCGGCGCGACGGACTTCTCCCTACCCATGCCGGTGCAGCGGTCCGCCTCGGAGACACCCGAGCCCGGCTCGCGCGCCAACTGGCCGCTGCTCAACGGCGACGAGCCGGCCGAGTCCCCGGCCGCGCCGCCGGCCACCCTGCCGGCCGCCACGGTGAGCGGCCCGCCCGCCGACGGCCGCGTCAAGCCGCCGTGGCAGGACATGCCCAAGGAGCCGCCGGCGTTGCGCCTGGTGGAGTCCGGCCTGGCGAACACCTCGGCGGACATCACGGCGATCACCGAGCCGCCGTCCCTGCGCCTGGTCGACGAGCGCGCCGGCCGCAACGGCCGCGCCGCGGCCCGTCGCGCCCCCACGCTGACCGCCCTCGACCGCAGCACCACCCCACCGGTCCCCGCCGAGGGCGACGGCGACCTGCTGATCTTCGCGGCGGCCCGCTCGGCCTGGTTCACCGGTCACGACGAGTCCTCGACGACCTCGGCGGCCGACCTCGACTGGACCAGCCCCATGGACACCGGCTGGCGCGCGGCGGAGAAGGCCTCGGCGCCGGAGGTGGCCGCGGAGACCAAGGCCGGCCTGCCCAAGCGCGTCCCGCAGGCAAACCTGGTGCCGGGCTCCCCCCTGCGCGAGGAGCGGCCGCTGCGCATCGTCCGCGACGCCGCCAGCATCGCGGCACACACCACCGGCTACTTCCGCGGCTGGCGCCGCGGCCAGGAGATCGGCGGCTACGCGATCGGCGGACGCCCCGGACGCGAGTCCGCAGGCGGCTGGGACTTCAGCCGCGACGGTCAAGAGGTCGAGGACTACCGCAACGCGGGCTACCCCAGCCGCTGA
- a CDS encoding roadblock/LC7 domain-containing protein, with translation MTSTQDLGWLLANFADRVPGVAHAIAVSADGLLLAASRDLPRDRADQLAAIASGLVSLTQGAARCFEGGAVLQTVVEMDNGFLFLMSISDGSSFAVLAARSCDVGQVGYEMALLVDRVGEALTPAPRSAAGVLG, from the coding sequence ATGACAAGTACGCAGGATCTGGGTTGGCTCCTCGCCAACTTCGCCGACCGCGTTCCCGGGGTTGCGCACGCGATCGCGGTCTCCGCCGACGGTCTGCTGCTCGCGGCCTCGCGGGACCTCCCCCGTGACCGTGCCGACCAACTGGCGGCCATCGCCTCCGGCCTGGTCAGCCTGACCCAGGGCGCCGCGCGGTGCTTCGAGGGCGGCGCGGTGCTGCAAACGGTCGTGGAGATGGACAACGGGTTCCTCTTCCTGATGTCGATCTCCGACGGCTCCTCGTTCGCCGTGCTGGCGGCCCGGAGCTGCGACGTCGGCCAGGTGGGCTACGAGATGGCGCTGCTGGTGGACCGCGTGGGCGAGGCTCTGACGCCGGCTCCGCGCTCAGCGGCCGGGGTTCTCGGCTGA
- a CDS encoding DUF742 domain-containing protein — protein sequence MPERDEPTGALVRPYAVTRGRTRPKLEIALEALVETTVRGRSTGTGRGGSEHQYIAAMCDGGRVQSLAEIAARMQLPLGVARVIVADMAHDGLVAVYEPTSLEDETDAVGTELLERVLSGLRRL from the coding sequence ATGCCCGAACGCGATGAGCCGACCGGCGCACTGGTCAGACCGTACGCCGTAACCCGTGGCAGGACCCGGCCCAAGCTGGAGATCGCGCTGGAAGCGCTCGTCGAGACCACCGTCCGCGGCCGTTCCACCGGTACCGGCAGGGGCGGGAGCGAACACCAGTACATCGCGGCGATGTGCGACGGCGGCAGAGTGCAGTCGCTGGCCGAGATCGCCGCACGCATGCAACTACCGCTCGGGGTGGCTCGAGTGATCGTCGCCGACATGGCCCACGACGGCCTGGTGGCGGTCTACGAGCCGACATCGCTGGAGGATGAGACCGATGCGGTGGGTACGGAACTGCTGGAAAGGGTGCTGAGTGGACTTCGCAGGCTCTGA
- a CDS encoding DNA primase: protein MASQSPEEAAETSSVKGGLSGRALWEEVRVSPVEIAMPGGVALTLRAHRQASELTPTEIETDEDDPFEARERAAAARAAAAEGAIVDDEFAALVTEGEADPKDRKPGAVLRNEDGEVVEEPDPEDFKDDAAEEADVQAGDEEVPVFLSHRGKLLAFKTPESLVAFIQSGAPHDLAQLDTWDTVAERVQSSDIDPLPEDRYELDLVVENLRGGHDTWDLPLLIAAGEVARDLGHALRLKPVILALAPGSPLDDLDESLRSAESGGMGGFFGRRKLRKIGAQQASLGWRSVIGKISAAVDWRD, encoded by the coding sequence GTGGCCAGCCAGTCGCCCGAAGAGGCCGCAGAAACCTCGTCGGTCAAGGGAGGCCTATCCGGCCGTGCGCTCTGGGAAGAAGTCCGGGTGTCGCCGGTAGAGATCGCCATGCCGGGCGGCGTGGCGCTGACGCTGCGGGCGCACCGGCAGGCCTCGGAGCTCACTCCCACCGAGATCGAGACCGACGAGGACGACCCGTTCGAGGCGCGCGAGCGCGCCGCGGCCGCGCGGGCCGCCGCGGCGGAGGGCGCGATCGTCGACGACGAGTTCGCCGCGCTCGTCACCGAGGGCGAGGCCGACCCGAAGGACCGCAAGCCCGGCGCCGTCCTGCGCAACGAGGACGGCGAGGTCGTCGAGGAGCCCGACCCCGAGGACTTCAAGGATGACGCCGCGGAGGAGGCGGATGTCCAAGCGGGGGATGAGGAGGTGCCCGTCTTCCTGAGCCACCGCGGCAAACTGCTGGCCTTCAAGACCCCCGAGTCGCTGGTCGCCTTCATTCAATCGGGTGCTCCGCACGACCTCGCACAACTCGACACCTGGGACACAGTGGCCGAGCGGGTACAGTCGTCCGACATCGACCCGCTGCCGGAGGATCGCTACGAGCTGGACCTCGTGGTGGAGAACCTGCGCGGCGGTCACGACACATGGGACCTGCCGCTACTCATCGCCGCGGGCGAGGTGGCCCGCGACCTGGGCCACGCGTTGCGGCTGAAGCCGGTGATCCTGGCGTTGGCACCGGGGTCGCCACTCGACGACCTGGACGAGTCCCTCCGGTCCGCGGAAAGTGGCGGAATGGGCGGTTTCTTCGGTCGCCGCAAGCTCCGTAAAATCGGGGCGCAGCAGGCGAGTCTCGGGTGGCGCTCGGTCATCGGCAAGATCTCTGCCGCTGTGGACTGGCGCGACTGA
- a CDS encoding aldehyde dehydrogenase family protein: protein MADVSRPGGAGRLAVRKTYKLFIGGAFPRSESGRTYLVDGDNVVLASRKDARDAVVAARAAQPKWAGATAYNRGQVLYRVAEMLEARHAEFVARGVAAAEVDAAIDRWVWYAGWADKIAQVHGGANPVAGPFFNLSAPEPTGVVAVVAPPSFLGLVSVIAPAIVTGNTVVVLAAAPQAAVTLAEVLATSDVPGGVVNILTGHAAEVAPWLASHDDVNALDLTGVTDPALAADLERSAAGSLKRVVRPSAEAADFTADPGLGAMTALLETKTVWHPKGF, encoded by the coding sequence GTGGCGGACGTTTCCCGCCCCGGCGGCGCCGGACGGCTGGCGGTCCGCAAGACCTACAAGCTCTTCATCGGCGGGGCCTTCCCGCGCAGCGAATCAGGACGGACCTATCTCGTGGACGGCGACAACGTCGTGCTCGCCTCCCGCAAGGACGCGCGGGATGCCGTCGTCGCGGCTCGCGCGGCGCAGCCCAAGTGGGCGGGGGCGACCGCCTACAACCGGGGACAGGTGCTCTACCGGGTCGCGGAGATGCTCGAGGCGCGCCACGCGGAGTTCGTCGCCCGCGGCGTCGCGGCCGCCGAGGTGGACGCCGCCATCGACCGCTGGGTCTGGTACGCCGGTTGGGCCGACAAGATCGCACAGGTGCACGGCGGCGCCAACCCGGTCGCCGGCCCGTTCTTCAACCTCTCCGCCCCGGAGCCCACCGGGGTCGTCGCCGTGGTGGCACCGCCGTCCTTCCTCGGCCTGGTCAGCGTGATCGCCCCGGCGATCGTCACCGGCAACACGGTCGTCGTGCTCGCCGCCGCCCCGCAGGCCGCCGTCACCCTCGCCGAGGTGCTGGCCACCTCCGACGTGCCGGGCGGGGTGGTCAACATCCTCACCGGGCACGCCGCCGAGGTCGCGCCCTGGCTGGCCTCACACGACGACGTGAACGCGCTCGACCTGACCGGGGTCACCGATCCGGCGCTCGCCGCCGACCTGGAACGGTCCGCCGCCGGCAGCCTCAAGCGGGTCGTCCGCCCGAGCGCCGAGGCCGCCGACTTCACCGCGGACCCGGGCCTGGGCGCGATGACGGCACTGCTGGAGACCAAGACCGTCTGGCACCCGAAGGGCTTCTGA
- a CDS encoding nitrate- and nitrite sensing domain-containing protein, whose translation MSKRPKTANAVMSRLRRPAGRLRDLPIWSKLGLIMLVPTLATIVVGTQGLLDHIDEATNAERARTLSVLSREAGGLVDHLQNERAYAVMIATTDEGTKDRDTADINYRREHPKVDAAKLPYSQQKAALDDIPPQVNTLLVKLDRDLEGLPAVRSQTSNGNLDIEDIESAYGAMIGGLLSVREASAQLALDTALSDRLRVVAGVARSKDFVSQQRNVGHKILENTNFTTALRREFLLTDTGFAISDDAMRRVATAEDEALVDRVVSGPAKRAADNIITPLKNLGLNQSTQISFNRESWETSMTGYNNLFRSVENRLDGQIVDQATDIRDDVQRRVFIETSILLGMLLLAIVFAWLVARSMARSLRELRQGALNVAQFGLPQAVERLRDPALTGSLTPAQVADQVAEPLPVRSRDEFGQVTEAFNAVHLEAVRTAAEQAALRSSVSTMFVNLARRSQILVDRLIGHLDRLERGEEDPDRLAELFQLDHLATRMRRNDENLLVLAGADSTRVQREPAALIDVLRAAQSEVEHYTRIEFGMMDRDIEVSAHAVNDMVHLVAELFDNATAFSPPNSHVVVEARRLGDGVVLSVEDRGIGISREQLRDLNERLANPPMVDVAVSRMMGLVVVARLANRHGVKVELRPADTERGTVADVGLPVGVLVTPAMAARVAAGATSGAGSFGGTEHARPAFAEPPLALESGTNGRGGYPGGRPFDPNPPIPTGGMLGTGGGRSAPAWSDLTGASSNGFEPPNGFGGSSNGFGGQSQGFANGAGGANGYHGPRSNEPIPPLPQAGPQGFAGGEALPQRRNGETFRPDDTGSFGHTIPRQLPPSPESQGRSPFVPPVSAPPVPPVSAPPVSSAPPYAGGRPVSAPPVSGPPISAPPSADRPFSAPPSTNRPFSAPPSVDRPLSAPPAAANPPAWPPVSADREHGTPPVPESLAAALDLTAEFPHYRAERAGSGAQPQVARPAGAEKATPSRESSPQSEAERSAAAAAAAHEAATQQAAAAQATAAAQIAAAQAAARQRAGDGQAKFSDETMELPIFRELESAWFTTARPAESRVTEPRSTELAPPAELQDDVVSTQRFSTGEPARTAAVPQQAASPETRDGGREPAPVGAVATGSAPNGSAVNGTASNGSAVNGTASNGSAVNGTSAGTPGVGGPVNPWQTAADEGWHAARKAAEMPVETTTTAGLPRRTPMAQLVPGGVDRAETSVQRRTPESVRGLLSAYHRGVQRGRTKDQSTNPEETPGGQQSSQAGKEHEA comes from the coding sequence GTGAGCAAGCGCCCCAAGACGGCGAACGCTGTCATGTCGCGTCTCCGCCGGCCGGCAGGCCGGCTGCGGGACCTCCCCATCTGGTCCAAGCTCGGGCTCATCATGCTCGTGCCGACCCTGGCGACGATCGTCGTCGGCACCCAGGGCCTGCTCGACCACATCGACGAGGCCACCAACGCCGAGCGCGCCCGGACGCTGTCCGTGCTCTCCCGGGAGGCCGGCGGGCTCGTCGACCACCTGCAGAACGAGCGCGCCTACGCCGTGATGATCGCGACGACCGACGAGGGCACCAAGGACCGCGACACCGCCGACATCAACTACCGGCGCGAGCACCCGAAGGTCGACGCCGCCAAGCTGCCGTACTCGCAGCAGAAGGCCGCCCTGGACGACATTCCCCCGCAGGTCAACACGCTTCTGGTGAAGCTCGACCGCGACCTCGAGGGGCTTCCCGCGGTCCGCAGCCAGACCTCCAACGGCAACCTCGACATCGAGGACATCGAGTCGGCCTACGGCGCGATGATCGGCGGTCTGCTCAGCGTGCGTGAGGCGTCGGCCCAGCTAGCGCTGGACACCGCGCTGAGCGACCGGCTGCGAGTGGTCGCCGGCGTCGCCCGGTCGAAGGACTTCGTCTCCCAGCAGCGCAACGTCGGTCACAAGATTCTCGAGAACACCAACTTCACGACCGCGCTGCGCCGCGAGTTCCTGCTGACCGACACCGGTTTCGCGATCTCCGACGATGCGATGCGCCGGGTCGCCACCGCCGAGGACGAGGCCCTCGTCGACCGCGTCGTCTCCGGGCCGGCCAAGCGGGCCGCCGACAACATCATCACTCCGCTGAAGAACCTCGGTCTGAACCAGTCCACGCAGATCTCGTTCAACCGGGAGTCGTGGGAAACCTCGATGACCGGCTACAACAACCTGTTCCGCAGCGTCGAGAACCGGCTCGACGGCCAGATCGTCGACCAGGCCACCGACATCCGCGACGACGTGCAGCGCCGGGTCTTCATCGAGACCAGCATCCTGCTCGGCATGCTCCTGCTCGCCATCGTCTTCGCCTGGCTGGTCGCCCGGTCGATGGCCCGCTCCCTGCGCGAGCTGCGCCAGGGCGCGCTCAACGTCGCCCAGTTCGGCCTGCCGCAGGCGGTCGAGCGGCTGCGTGACCCCGCGCTGACCGGCTCGCTCACCCCGGCCCAGGTGGCCGACCAGGTTGCCGAGCCGCTGCCGGTGCGCAGCCGGGACGAGTTCGGACAGGTGACCGAGGCGTTCAACGCCGTCCACCTGGAAGCCGTCCGCACCGCGGCCGAGCAGGCCGCGCTCCGCTCCTCCGTCTCGACGATGTTCGTCAACCTCGCCCGCCGCTCGCAGATCCTGGTCGACCGGCTCATCGGTCACCTCGACCGCCTGGAGCGTGGCGAGGAGGACCCGGACCGCCTGGCCGAGCTCTTCCAGCTCGACCACCTGGCCACCCGGATGCGCCGCAACGACGAGAACCTCCTCGTTCTCGCCGGCGCCGACTCCACCCGGGTCCAGCGCGAGCCCGCCGCCCTCATCGACGTGCTCCGCGCCGCGCAGTCCGAGGTCGAGCACTACACCCGTATCGAGTTCGGCATGATGGACCGGGACATCGAGGTGTCCGCGCACGCGGTCAACGACATGGTCCACCTGGTCGCCGAGCTCTTCGACAACGCGACCGCGTTCTCCCCGCCGAACTCGCACGTCGTGGTCGAGGCCCGGCGTCTCGGCGACGGTGTGGTGCTCTCGGTCGAGGACCGCGGCATCGGCATCAGCCGCGAGCAACTGCGCGACCTCAACGAGCGCCTGGCCAACCCGCCGATGGTGGACGTCGCCGTCTCCCGCATGATGGGCCTGGTCGTGGTCGCCCGGCTGGCGAACCGGCACGGCGTCAAGGTCGAGCTGCGTCCGGCCGACACCGAGCGTGGCACCGTGGCCGACGTCGGCCTGCCGGTCGGCGTGCTGGTGACGCCGGCCATGGCCGCCCGGGTAGCGGCCGGCGCGACCAGCGGCGCCGGATCCTTCGGCGGCACCGAGCACGCCCGTCCCGCGTTCGCCGAGCCGCCGCTGGCGCTCGAGAGCGGCACCAACGGCAGGGGTGGCTACCCCGGCGGGCGCCCCTTCGACCCGAACCCGCCGATTCCCACCGGTGGCATGCTCGGCACCGGTGGCGGTCGTTCCGCCCCGGCCTGGTCCGACCTGACCGGCGCGTCGTCCAACGGCTTCGAGCCGCCGAACGGCTTCGGTGGTTCCTCCAACGGCTTCGGCGGACAGTCCCAGGGCTTCGCCAACGGTGCCGGTGGCGCCAACGGCTACCACGGACCGCGCAGCAACGAGCCGATCCCGCCGCTGCCGCAGGCCGGCCCCCAGGGCTTCGCCGGTGGCGAGGCGCTTCCGCAGCGCCGTAACGGCGAGACGTTCCGGCCGGACGACACGGGTTCCTTCGGGCACACCATCCCGCGCCAGCTTCCGCCCAGCCCGGAGTCGCAGGGCCGGTCGCCCTTCGTGCCGCCGGTCTCGGCGCCGCCGGTGCCGCCTGTCTCCGCGCCGCCGGTGTCGTCCGCGCCGCCGTACGCGGGTGGCCGTCCGGTGTCGGCGCCGCCCGTGTCGGGCCCGCCGATCTCGGCCCCGCCGAGCGCGGACCGGCCGTTCTCGGCCCCGCCGAGCACCAACCGGCCGTTCTCGGCCCCGCCGAGCGTGGACCGGCCGCTGTCGGCCCCGCCCGCCGCCGCCAACCCGCCGGCGTGGCCGCCGGTGTCGGCCGACCGCGAGCACGGCACCCCGCCCGTTCCGGAGAGCCTCGCGGCCGCCCTGGACCTGACCGCCGAGTTCCCGCACTACCGTGCGGAGCGCGCCGGCTCCGGAGCCCAGCCGCAGGTCGCCCGGCCGGCCGGCGCGGAGAAGGCGACGCCGTCGAGAGAGTCGTCGCCGCAGAGCGAGGCCGAGCGGTCCGCCGCGGCCGCCGCGGCGGCGCACGAGGCGGCGACCCAGCAGGCCGCGGCCGCCCAGGCGACCGCCGCCGCGCAGATCGCCGCCGCGCAGGCCGCCGCCCGTCAGCGGGCCGGTGACGGCCAGGCGAAGTTCTCCGACGAGACGATGGAGCTGCCGATTTTCCGGGAGCTCGAGTCGGCCTGGTTCACGACGGCCCGTCCGGCCGAGTCTCGGGTCACCGAGCCGCGGTCCACCGAGCTCGCGCCTCCGGCCGAGCTGCAGGACGACGTGGTCAGCACCCAGCGCTTCTCGACCGGGGAGCCGGCGCGCACGGCCGCCGTGCCGCAGCAGGCCGCCTCGCCGGAGACACGCGACGGTGGCCGGGAGCCGGCACCCGTGGGCGCCGTCGCCACCGGCTCGGCTCCGAACGGCTCGGCCGTCAACGGCACGGCTTCGAACGGCTCGGCCGTCAACGGCACGGCTTCGAACGGCTCGGCCGTCAACGGCACCTCGGCCGGCACACCCGGCGTCGGCGGACCGGTCAACCCGTGGCAGACCGCGGCCGACGAGGGGTGGCATGCCGCTCGCAAGGCCGCCGAGATGCCGGTGGAGACCACGACGACGGCCGGCCTTCCGCGCCGTACGCCGATGGCGCAGCTCGTTCCGGGCGGTGTCGACCGGGCCGAGACCTCGGTGCAACGCCGCACTCCCGAATCGGTGCGTGGGCTGCTGTCCGCGTACCACCGCGGGGTGCAGCGGGGTCGCACGAAGGATCAATCGACCAACCCGGAGGAGACTCCGGGAGGGCAGCAGTCCTCGCAGGCTGGCAAGGAGCATGAGGCATGA
- a CDS encoding GTP-binding protein has translation MARRPTAGRVTSAKIVIAGGFGVGKTTLVGSVSEITPLTTEAIMTSAGVGVDDNRQVPGKTTTTVAMDFGRISIDRDLILYLFGTPGQTRFWFMWDELVRGAIGAVVMVDTRRLADCFAAIDFFEHRRLPYLVAINCFDGMQYHNAQDVRDALAISSDVPVVSCDARNRESTKNVLISLVEYVLTMRRSRAVAPA, from the coding sequence ATGGCGCGCCGGCCGACCGCCGGACGCGTGACATCGGCGAAGATTGTCATCGCCGGTGGGTTCGGCGTCGGTAAGACGACGCTGGTGGGGTCCGTCTCGGAGATCACCCCGCTGACCACTGAGGCGATCATGACCTCCGCCGGTGTGGGTGTCGACGACAACCGGCAGGTGCCGGGTAAGACGACGACCACCGTGGCGATGGACTTCGGCCGCATCAGCATCGATCGCGACCTGATCCTGTACCTGTTCGGCACGCCTGGCCAGACGCGTTTCTGGTTCATGTGGGACGAGCTGGTCCGGGGCGCGATCGGCGCCGTCGTCATGGTGGACACGCGTCGGCTCGCCGACTGCTTCGCCGCCATCGACTTCTTCGAGCACCGGCGGCTGCCGTACCTGGTCGCCATCAACTGCTTCGACGGCATGCAGTACCACAACGCCCAGGACGTTCGCGACGCCCTCGCGATCTCCAGCGACGTGCCGGTGGTGAGCTGCGACGCCCGCAACCGCGAGTCGACGAAGAACGTACTCATCTCGCTGGTCGAGTACGTCCTGACGATGCGCCGATCGCGCGCGGTAGCGCCCGCCTGA
- a CDS encoding adenosine deaminase: MTAISYDDIVKAPKALLHDHLDGGLRPATIVELADAVGHELPETDPARLGEWFVAAADSGSLERYLETFAHTVAVMQTQEGLHRVAKECALDLAADGVVYAEIRYAPEQHLESGLTLDQVVDAVHAGFQDGTAEAAAQGRRIRVGTLLTAMRHAARSQEIAELAVRYRDQGVVGFDIAGAEAGFPPTRHLDAFEYLQRENFHFTIHAGEAFGLPSIWQAIQWCGADRLGHGVRIVDDITAGNLGRLASYVRDKRIPLELCPSSNVQTGAAASIAEHPIGLLKDLRFRVTVNTDNRLMSGTSMSKEMALLCEAFGWGWGELQWLTINAMKSAFIPYDERLAIINDEIKPAYAKLLA; the protein is encoded by the coding sequence CCTCGACGGCGGGTTGCGACCCGCGACGATCGTGGAGCTGGCGGACGCCGTCGGGCACGAACTGCCCGAGACCGATCCGGCACGGCTGGGGGAGTGGTTCGTCGCCGCCGCCGACTCCGGGTCGCTGGAACGCTACCTGGAGACCTTCGCGCACACGGTCGCGGTGATGCAGACCCAGGAGGGCCTGCACCGGGTCGCCAAGGAATGCGCCCTGGACCTCGCCGCCGACGGCGTCGTCTACGCCGAGATCCGGTACGCGCCGGAGCAGCACCTCGAGTCCGGCCTGACCCTCGACCAGGTGGTCGACGCGGTGCACGCGGGCTTCCAGGACGGCACCGCCGAGGCGGCGGCCCAGGGCCGGCGGATCCGGGTCGGCACCCTGCTGACCGCGATGCGGCACGCGGCCCGCTCGCAGGAGATCGCCGAGCTGGCCGTGCGCTACCGGGACCAGGGCGTGGTCGGCTTCGACATCGCCGGCGCCGAGGCCGGCTTCCCTCCCACCCGGCATCTGGACGCCTTCGAGTACCTGCAGCGGGAGAACTTCCACTTCACCATCCACGCGGGCGAGGCCTTCGGTCTGCCCTCGATCTGGCAGGCCATCCAGTGGTGCGGGGCGGATCGGCTGGGGCACGGGGTCCGGATCGTGGACGACATCACCGCCGGAAACCTGGGCCGGCTGGCGTCGTACGTGCGCGACAAGCGCATCCCGCTGGAGCTCTGCCCGTCCTCCAACGTGCAGACCGGCGCGGCCGCCTCGATCGCCGAGCACCCGATCGGGCTGCTGAAGGACCTGCGGTTCCGGGTCACGGTCAACACCGACAACCGGCTCATGAGCGGCACCTCGATGTCGAAGGAGATGGCGCTGCTGTGCGAGGCGTTCGGTTGGGGCTGGGGTGAACTGCAGTGGCTCACGATCAACGCGATGAAATCGGCCTTCATCCCCTACGACGAGCGACTGGCCATCATCAACGACGAGATCAAGCCGGCGTACGCGAAGTTGCTGGCATGA